Proteins from a genomic interval of Yarrowia lipolytica chromosome 1E, complete sequence:
- a CDS encoding uncharacterized protein (Compare to YALI0E16500g, similar to uniprot|Q9P4V6 Candida boidinii RNA- binding protein), producing MSEQQVDQPMVSDDPSPQSPTQPTFLKLTPQTSAEEVAPAPVPASAEMEAMQARLQQLQEEASKLESMQQDATKSSEDLKEDQEEIDARSIYVGNVDYGATPQELEKHFEKCGSVQRVTILMDKFTGNPKGYAYIEFAEPKDVAQAVTLNDSEFRQRQLKVSAKRTNIPGFKGGRGRGRGRGGRGGFRGRGGFRGGRGRGGYAPY from the coding sequence atgtcaGAACAACAAGTCGATCAGCCAATGGTGAGTGATGACCCTAGCCCCCAATCCCCCACACAGCCCACGTTTCTCAAACTAACGCCACAGACTTCTGCCGAAGAAGTagctcctgctcccgtGCCGGCTTCAGCCGAGATGGAGGCCATGCAGGCCCGtctccaacagctccaggaggaggcatcCAAGCTCGAGTCCATGCAGCAGGACGCCACCAAGTCGTCCgaggatctcaaggaggaccaggaggagattgacgcGCGATCCATCTACGTGGGCAATGTCGACTACGGAGCCACCCcccaggagctggaaaagcACTTTGAGAAGTGCGGATCCGTCCAGCGAGTCACCATTCTCATGGACAAGTTCACCGGCAACCCCAAGGGCTACGCGTACATCGAGTTTGCTGAGCCCAAGGATGTGGCCCAGGCAGTCACCCTCAACGACTCCGAGTTCCGACAGCGACAGCTCAAGGTCAGCGCCAAGCGAACCAATATCCCCGGTTTCAAGggcggccgaggccgaggacgGGGTCGAGGAGGTCGTGGAGGCTTCCGTGGACGTGGAGGcttccgaggaggacgaggacgaggcgGTTACGCCCCTTACTAG
- a CDS encoding uncharacterized protein (Compare to YALI0E16478g, similar to uniprot|P40556 Saccharomyces cerevisiae YIL006w Putative mitochondrial carrier), whose product MSSQNSHNILHETHLLSDTSIHAIAGALAGTLSGIVVCPLDVIKTRLQAEGALDKQRGSLKGGLTRTMDSIVKHDGVRGLYRGVIPIILGYSPTWMIYFAVYEKSKYLLSTVPQLDPYPFFSHCLSALGAGAASTTITNPIWVVKTRLMSQGRNTPWHYSGTWDAFKTMYKTDGIKVFYSGLGPALLGLSHVAIQFPMYEKLKVMLGVSPDSNKPNPWAVTVASSLSKMIASAITYPHEIVRTRMQIQSKDGQYRGIIASFKKLYQEEGFRIFYTGFGTNLLRTVPASAITLLSFEMISSRLKQIL is encoded by the coding sequence ATGTCGTCCCAAAACTCGCACAACATCCTCCATGAGACGCATCTGTTGTCGGACACCAGCATCCACGCCATAGCCGGCGCCCTGGCAGGCACGCTCTCCGGTATCGTGGTGTGTCCTCTCGACGTGATCAAGACCCGGTTGCAggcagaaggagctctCGACAAGCAGAGAGGCTCACTCAAGGGCGGCCTCACCCGTACAATGGACTCCATTGTCAAGCATGACGGCGTGCGGGGCCTGTACCGAGGAGTGATCCCCATCATTCTGGGCTACTCGCCCACCTGGATGATTTATTTTGCCGTCTAcgaaaaatcaaaataTTTATTGTCCACCGTGCCCCAGTTGGACCCCTATCCCTTCTTTTCGCATTGTCTGTCGGCTCTGGGCGCCGGAGccgcctccaccaccatcaccaacccCATCTGGGTCGTCAAAACCAGACTCATGTCCCAGGGCCGCAACACCCCCTGGCACTACTCTGGCACCTGGGACGCCTTCAAAACCATGTACAAAACCGACGGAATCAAAGTCTTCTACTCGGGTCTGGGCCCCGCTCTTCTGGGCCTCTCCCACGTGGCCATTCAGTTCCCCATGtacgagaagctcaaggtgATGCTCGGAGTCAGTCCAGACTCCAACAAACCCAACCCCTGGGCAGTCACGGTGGCCTCGTCACTGTCCAAGATGATCGCGTCGGCAATCACCTACCCACACGAGATTGTGCGGACCCGAATGCAGATCCAGAGTAAAGACGGCCAGTATCGTGGCATCATTGCATCGTTCAAGAAACTCTACCAGGAAGAGGGCTTCCGAATCTTCTACACGGGCTTCGGCACCAACCTGCTTAGAACCGTGCCCGCCTCTGCCATCACCCTGCTTTCGTTTGAGATGATTTCCAGCCGCCTCAAACAGATCCTTTAG
- a CDS encoding uncharacterized protein (Compare to YALI0E16456g, similar to Saccharomyces cerevisiae NUT2 (YPR168W); ancestral locus Anc_7.524, similar to uniprot|Q06213 Saccharomyces cerevisiae YPR168w NUT2 negative transcription regulator from artifical reporters), giving the protein MAEAARQELENQLRQTIETLVEISLLVHDTTGSQENKEGLIEQMDTLVKEFQRLKEIKCDKQIPIDVIDYIDQGRNPDVYTREFVELLLKQNQFIHGKMDIYTVSKGVRESTSDDIPLDISCGAHSNTEISTNPGQKRQGNVS; this is encoded by the coding sequence ATGGCAGAGGCGGCCCGACAAGAACTGGAGAACCAGCTGCGGCAGACGATCGAGACCCTCGTGGAAATCTCGCTGCTGGTACACGACACCACCGGCTCTcaggagaacaaggagggGCTCATTGAGCAGATGGACACTCTGGTCAAGGAGTTTCAGCGACTCAAGGAAATCAAGTGCGACAAACAGATCCCCATCGACGTGATCGACTACATTGACCAGGGCCGAAACCCGGACGTGTACACCAGAGAGTttgtcgagctgctgctgaaacAAAACCAGTTCATCCATGGAAAGATGGACATCTACACAGTGAGTAAGGGAGTAAGGGAGAGCACGAGTGATGATATTCCACTTGATATTTCATGTGGTGCACATTCTAACACAGAAATTTCAACAAACCCTGGCCAAAAACGTCAAGGAAACGTATCCTGA
- a CDS encoding uncharacterized protein (Compare to YALI0E16533g, weakly similar to uniprot|P01149 Saccharomyces cerevisiae YPL187w MFalpha1 mating pheromone alpha-1 precursor): MKFSTIALAAVACLVSAAPAAPVGTGSHGPQSIPEEAIVGGLQGTENEIFVFFNDDESGKQGIAIIDAKKAQEAGFMDPQPDSEVAAGNAKREASPEAWRWFWLPGYGEPNWKRDAMPADMDKEKREANPEAWRWFWLPGYGEPNWKRDAMPADMDKEKREANPEAWRWFWLPGYGEPNWKRDAMPADMDKEKREANPEAWRWFWLPGYGEPNW; the protein is encoded by the coding sequence atgaagttctctaCTATTGCTCTTGCCGCAGTTGCCTGCCTGGTTTCAGCTGCCCCTGCTGCCCCCGTTGGTACCGGCTCCCATGGCCCTCAGTCCATTCCTGAGGAGGCCATTGTCGGCGGTCTCCAGGGTACAGAGAACGAAATCTTTGTCTTCTTCAATGATGACGAGTCTGGAAAGCAGGGAATTGCTATCATtgacgccaagaaggcccagGAGGCAGGCTTCATGGACCCCCAGCCTGATTCCgaggttgctgctggcaaCGCTAAGCGAGAGGCTTCTCCTGAGGCCTGGCGATGGTTCTGGCTCCCTGGATACGGCGAGCCCAACTGGAAGCGAGACGCCATGCCCGCTGATatggacaaggagaagcgtGAGGCCAACCCCGAGGCCTGGCGATGGTTCTGGCTCCCCGGCTACGGCGAGCCCAACTGGAAGCGAGACGCCATGCCCGCTGATatggacaaggagaagcgtGAGGCCAACCCCGAGGCCTGGCGATGGTTCTGGCTCCCCGGTTACGGCGAGCCCAACTGGAAGCGAGACGCCATGCCCGCTGATatggacaaggagaagcgtGAGGCCAACCCCGAGGCCTGGCGATGGTTCTGGCTCCCCGGCTACGGTGAGCCCAACTGGTAA